The following coding sequences lie in one Kitasatospora azatica KCTC 9699 genomic window:
- a CDS encoding Rieske (2Fe-2S) protein — MTERLLSESPEVTERSLSESPEVTERLLGESAEVAERLLGEPAEVTERLLSDPAEVTERSLREPAQLTERLLSDPAGDPVLTELDGGERLRVRVAGREFVIDAACPHRKGRLVHGYVNARTLRITCPLHRTTFDLATGCPVAGPTTDPLTVHQTTVHQSGGAQ; from the coding sequence ATGACTGAGCGCTTGCTCAGCGAGTCCCCCGAGGTGACTGAGCGCTCGCTCAGCGAGTCCCCCGAGGTGACTGAGCGCTTGCTCGGGGAGTCCGCCGAGGTGGCTGAGCGCTTGCTCGGTGAGCCTGCTGAGGTGACTGAGCGCTTGCTCAGCGACCCCGCCGAAGTGACTGAGCGCTCGCTCAGAGAGCCCGCCCAGCTGACTGAGCGCTTGCTCAGCGACCCCGCCGGCGATCCCGTCCTCACCGAGCTGGACGGCGGCGAGCGCCTGCGGGTGCGGGTCGCCGGCCGGGAGTTCGTGATCGACGCCGCCTGCCCGCATCGCAAGGGCCGCCTGGTGCACGGCTACGTCAACGCCCGCACCCTGCGGATCACCTGCCCGCTGCACCGCACCACCTTCGACCTCGCCACCGGTTGCCCGGTGGCGGGGCCCACCACCGATCCGCTGACCGTGCATCAGACAACCGTGCATCAGAGTGGAGGCGCCCAGTGA
- a CDS encoding iron-containing redox enzyme family protein, whose translation MTVVEPEPQTGTVTERPMRRLFLLNRELPSVAGLTAILELERQWIVPKICQLAQAIGPEVTSRAQWLAALDGLLAAERPGTPAGEYLAEQADREQFAAVVREFALDGLTEAQNFFPAVPRLPIRAQMAVMRVLIDEFGCGNLRQTHSQLYLDLLAELGLPQELESFLDTTSEETFGFLNVFYWLTQRAPAVEYFLGALAYLEASIPDAFTVQARACERLGLAHGRYYTEHLHIDTFHREEMQVAIRELEAARGLDAGKLWVGALLLSELLGTAFEAAVERARRVKV comes from the coding sequence GTGACGGTGGTCGAGCCGGAGCCGCAGACGGGGACGGTGACCGAGCGGCCGATGCGACGGCTCTTCCTGCTCAACCGCGAACTGCCCAGCGTGGCCGGGCTGACCGCGATCCTCGAGCTGGAACGGCAGTGGATCGTGCCCAAGATCTGCCAACTCGCCCAGGCCATCGGTCCTGAGGTGACCAGCAGGGCCCAGTGGCTGGCCGCGCTGGACGGCCTGTTGGCCGCCGAGCGGCCGGGCACGCCGGCCGGCGAGTACCTGGCCGAACAGGCCGACCGCGAACAGTTCGCCGCCGTGGTACGGGAGTTCGCACTGGACGGGCTGACCGAGGCGCAGAACTTCTTCCCCGCCGTGCCCCGGCTGCCGATCCGCGCGCAGATGGCGGTGATGCGGGTGCTGATCGACGAGTTCGGCTGCGGCAACCTTCGGCAGACCCACTCGCAGCTCTACCTCGACCTGCTGGCCGAACTCGGCCTGCCGCAGGAGCTGGAGAGCTTCCTGGACACCACCTCCGAGGAGACCTTCGGCTTCCTCAACGTCTTCTACTGGCTCACCCAGCGGGCGCCGGCGGTGGAGTACTTCCTCGGTGCGCTGGCCTACCTCGAGGCCAGCATTCCGGACGCCTTCACCGTGCAGGCCCGGGCCTGCGAGCGGCTCGGGCTGGCGCACGGGCGGTACTACACCGAGCACCTGCACATCGACACCTTCCACCGGGAGGAGATGCAGGTGGCGATCCGCGAGCTGGAGGCGGCGCGCGGGTTGGACGCGGGCAAGCTGTGGGTGGGGGCGCTGCTCCTGTCCGAGCTGCTCGGCACCGCCTTCGAGGCGGCGGTCGAGCGGGCCCGGCGGGTGAAGGTATGA
- a CDS encoding dihydrodipicolinate synthase family protein, translated as MIRGVTAALVTPLTPGGAVAEQDVARLVGSVREHVRALLANLSTGEGWALTDSQWLAMLAATLRHADGVPVLAGIQRATTRQVLDLALEARELGAAAVVATTPYGPQVSQQAAYRHFEILSAEAGLPVIVYNESALSNNTTELSTLLRICRLPNVVGVKESSDDPAAIRRLIEAAPGVPVCQGMERLLLDSGPVDGYVVALANVEPAFCARLFDAPPAARQAMAAELAAHCDRYELDRDDWYRPLKTALAGRGVLSTEYTVADLTCAELTAADGGEAP; from the coding sequence ATGATCCGTGGAGTGACCGCCGCCCTGGTGACGCCGCTGACCCCCGGCGGTGCGGTGGCCGAGCAGGACGTCGCCCGGCTGGTCGGCTCGGTGCGCGAGCACGTCCGCGCGCTGCTGGCGAACCTGAGCACCGGCGAGGGCTGGGCCCTGACGGACAGTCAGTGGCTGGCCATGCTGGCCGCCACCCTCCGGCACGCCGACGGAGTGCCGGTGCTGGCCGGAATCCAGCGGGCGACCACCCGCCAGGTCCTCGATCTGGCCCTCGAGGCCCGGGAGTTGGGTGCGGCGGCGGTTGTCGCCACCACCCCCTACGGGCCGCAGGTCAGCCAGCAGGCCGCCTACCGGCACTTCGAGATCCTGAGTGCCGAGGCCGGCCTGCCGGTGATCGTCTACAACGAGAGCGCGCTCTCCAACAACACCACCGAACTGTCCACCCTGCTACGGATCTGCCGGCTGCCCAATGTGGTCGGGGTCAAGGAGTCCTCCGACGACCCGGCTGCGATCCGCCGACTGATCGAGGCGGCTCCCGGTGTCCCGGTCTGCCAGGGCATGGAGCGACTGCTGCTCGACTCGGGCCCGGTGGACGGCTATGTGGTCGCCCTGGCCAATGTCGAACCCGCCTTCTGCGCCCGGCTGTTCGACGCCCCACCGGCGGCCAGGCAGGCCATGGCGGCCGAACTGGCGGCGCACTGCGACCGGTACGAGCTGGACCGCGACGACTGGTACCGGCCGTTGAAGACGGCGCTGGCCGGCCGGGGCGTGCTCAGCACCGAGTACACGGTGGCCGATCTGACCTGTGCGGAGCTCACCGCCGCCGACGGCGGTGAGGCACCGTGA
- a CDS encoding DUF6190 family protein yields the protein MSPEPAAVEFVDATLFLGMNSAEESVRVACKAFFVARLAGRVTMSLEQVGRCDDLVWQFSREVQDAYYPFMDFLHTVMAIDRTGYTEDDLRHAPDSAKYGELATHERLALGMVINRGGVLRTVSSRLLGRPELPAQAVQPTPEPAAEPSFPQPLERLYQQSLALRLAPTAL from the coding sequence ATGTCGCCTGAACCGGCGGCAGTCGAGTTCGTCGACGCGACGCTCTTCCTCGGCATGAACAGTGCCGAGGAGAGCGTCCGGGTGGCCTGCAAGGCCTTCTTCGTCGCCCGGCTGGCCGGGCGGGTGACGATGAGCCTGGAGCAGGTCGGCCGCTGCGACGACCTGGTCTGGCAGTTCTCGCGCGAAGTGCAGGACGCCTACTACCCGTTCATGGACTTCCTGCACACCGTGATGGCGATCGACCGGACCGGCTACACCGAGGACGACCTGCGCCACGCTCCCGACAGCGCGAAGTACGGCGAGCTGGCAACCCACGAGCGGCTGGCCCTGGGCATGGTGATCAACCGCGGCGGGGTGCTGCGTACGGTGAGCTCCCGCCTCCTCGGACGACCCGAACTGCCGGCCCAGGCCGTTCAACCAACCCCGGAGCCGGCTGCCGAGCCGAGCTTCCCCCAACCGCTGGAGCGGCTCTACCAGCAGTCGCTGGCCCTGCGCCTGGCTCCCACGGCGTTGTGA
- a CDS encoding pyridoxal phosphate-dependent aminotransferase produces the protein MNPNQSQTAIDSAVDPAVDLLDLTQHEIEALRTRYNLADAHTHQQQSPRQREIVASLPKLWYQAEEGLQAHYEQRFTEAFFRLHRQPTALARNKTMLSYAASISTMVAGMFLKQRRMAVTLIEPCFDNLHDVLANLGVAAYPLDESALHDPDRIYSELKRRVRTDALFLVDPNNPTGFSLLQFGRRGFEEVVRFCKDHHKVLVIDFCFASFTLFDSEATRFDVYELLESSGVTYLAIEDTGKTWPVQDAKCAMITSSDDIREAVYNLHTSVLLNVSPFTLNMLAHYLEDARHEQLASVRDVLNRNRDQVRKTLDGTILQYQEPAVKVSVAWAKVNHPLLTATDLQRLLYVEGVYVLPGRYFYWSEPSRGDAYIRFALARDPEMFAEAMDITRQVLDRNVA, from the coding sequence ATGAACCCGAACCAGAGCCAGACCGCGATCGATTCGGCCGTCGACCCGGCCGTCGATCTGCTCGATCTGACCCAGCACGAGATCGAGGCGCTGCGCACCAGGTACAACCTGGCCGACGCGCACACCCACCAGCAGCAGTCGCCGCGTCAGCGCGAGATCGTGGCCTCGTTGCCGAAGCTGTGGTACCAGGCCGAGGAGGGCCTGCAGGCCCACTACGAGCAGCGGTTCACCGAGGCGTTCTTCCGCCTGCACCGCCAGCCCACGGCGCTCGCCCGCAACAAGACCATGCTCTCCTACGCCGCCTCGATCTCCACGATGGTGGCCGGCATGTTCCTCAAGCAGCGCCGGATGGCCGTGACGCTGATCGAGCCCTGTTTCGACAACCTGCACGACGTGCTGGCCAACCTCGGCGTGGCCGCCTACCCGCTGGACGAGTCCGCGCTGCACGACCCGGACCGGATCTACAGCGAGCTCAAGCGCCGGGTCCGCACCGACGCGCTCTTCCTGGTCGACCCCAACAACCCCACCGGCTTCAGCCTGCTGCAGTTCGGGCGGCGCGGCTTCGAGGAGGTGGTCCGCTTCTGCAAGGACCACCACAAGGTCCTGGTGATCGACTTCTGCTTCGCCTCCTTCACGCTGTTCGACTCCGAGGCCACCCGCTTCGACGTCTACGAGCTGCTGGAGAGCTCGGGGGTGACCTACCTGGCGATCGAGGACACCGGGAAGACCTGGCCGGTGCAGGACGCCAAGTGCGCGATGATCACCTCCAGCGACGACATCCGCGAGGCCGTGTACAACCTGCACACCAGCGTGCTGCTCAACGTCTCGCCGTTCACCCTGAACATGCTGGCGCACTACCTGGAGGACGCCCGGCACGAGCAACTCGCATCGGTACGCGATGTGTTGAACCGCAACCGGGACCAGGTACGGAAGACCCTGGACGGCACCATCCTGCAGTACCAGGAGCCGGCCGTGAAGGTGAGCGTGGCCTGGGCCAAGGTCAACCACCCGCTGCTGACCGCCACCGACCTGCAGCGCCTGCTCTACGTCGAGGGCGTCTACGTGCTGCCCGGCCGGTACTTCTACTGGAGCGAGCCGAGCCGCGGCGACGCCTACATCCGCTTCGCGCTGGCCCGCGACCCCGAGATGTTCGCCGAGGCGATGGACATCACCCGTCAGGTGCTGGACCGCAATGTCGCCTGA
- a CDS encoding TetR/AcrR family transcriptional regulator has product MNPARTSSVPVDLGPRPPRERSDAARNRGRILVVAARLFAEQGVGAVSLDAIATAAGVGKGTLFRRFGSKAGLAAALLDAEDRALQERILFGPPPLGPGADAATRIIAFFDAYLELLERNLELIRLSETAAPGARYRVGSYQLWRQHLSMLLAESCPGLDTEVTAHLLLAPVAGELHHALRSAEVTPERIRSSVALLVRGVIAS; this is encoded by the coding sequence ATGAATCCGGCACGAACCAGCAGCGTGCCCGTCGACCTCGGGCCCCGTCCGCCACGGGAGCGGTCCGATGCCGCGCGCAATCGCGGCCGCATTCTGGTGGTGGCCGCGCGTCTGTTCGCCGAGCAGGGCGTGGGCGCGGTCTCGCTGGACGCGATCGCGACCGCGGCAGGAGTCGGCAAGGGCACGCTCTTTCGCCGCTTCGGCAGCAAGGCGGGGCTGGCGGCCGCCCTGCTGGACGCCGAGGACCGGGCGCTGCAGGAACGCATCCTGTTCGGACCGCCGCCGCTCGGCCCGGGGGCCGACGCGGCCACCCGGATCATCGCGTTCTTCGACGCCTATCTCGAACTGCTGGAACGCAACCTCGAGTTGATTCGCCTCTCGGAGACCGCGGCACCCGGCGCGCGGTATCGGGTGGGCTCCTACCAGCTGTGGCGCCAGCACCTGTCGATGCTGCTCGCGGAGTCCTGTCCCGGGCTGGACACCGAGGTGACGGCCCATCTGCTGCTGGCCCCGGTGGCCGGCGAGCTGCACCACGCGCTGCGCTCGGCCGAGGTGACGCCGGAACGGATCCGCTCCTCGGTAGCACTGTTGGTGCGGGGCGTCATCGCCAGTTGA
- a CDS encoding YceI family protein produces MTIENAPTRTLGGVELPAAGEWKLDPGHAEVGFVGRHFMLTKVRGRFRGVDATIVIGEVPAESSVTAVIDITSLETGDQARDEHLKSADFFEAEKYPQAVFSSTSVSWEGTGGTAVGDLTIKDVTHPVTLNIDYLGYARDPWENDRIVFSARGKLNREDWGLTWNMLLESGGLLVSKEIELVLELEAVRQA; encoded by the coding sequence ATGACCATCGAGAACGCGCCCACCCGCACGCTCGGCGGCGTCGAGCTGCCGGCGGCGGGGGAGTGGAAGCTGGACCCCGGCCACGCCGAGGTCGGCTTCGTCGGCCGCCACTTCATGCTGACCAAGGTCCGCGGCCGCTTCCGCGGCGTGGACGCCACCATCGTGATCGGCGAGGTCCCGGCCGAGAGCAGCGTCACCGCCGTGATCGACATCACCAGTCTGGAGACCGGTGACCAGGCGCGTGACGAGCACCTGAAGTCGGCGGACTTCTTCGAGGCCGAGAAGTACCCGCAGGCCGTCTTCAGCTCGACCTCGGTCAGCTGGGAGGGCACCGGCGGGACGGCCGTCGGGGATCTGACGATCAAGGACGTGACCCACCCGGTCACGCTGAACATCGACTACCTCGGCTACGCCCGGGACCCGTGGGAGAACGACCGGATCGTCTTCTCGGCCCGCGGCAAGCTCAACCGCGAGGACTGGGGCCTGACCTGGAACATGCTGCTGGAGTCCGGTGGCCTGCTGGTCTCCAAGGAGATCGAGCTGGTGCTGGAGCTCGAGGCGGTCCGGCAGGCCTGA
- a CDS encoding rhodanese-like domain-containing protein, with translation MATTIERDEVQKKIQDGATVLEALPASYFEDKHIPGALNLPLDDLDKIAAERLTDKDAEIVVYCSNTACSNSGVAADRLIELGYTKVYKYAAGKEDWVEAGLATETGA, from the coding sequence ATGGCTACCACCATCGAGCGCGACGAGGTCCAGAAGAAGATCCAGGACGGTGCCACCGTGCTGGAGGCGCTGCCGGCCTCCTACTTCGAGGACAAGCACATCCCCGGTGCGCTCAACCTGCCGCTGGACGACCTGGACAAGATCGCCGCCGAGCGGCTCACCGACAAGGACGCCGAGATCGTCGTCTACTGCTCCAACACCGCGTGCAGCAACTCCGGTGTCGCGGCCGACCGGCTGATCGAGCTCGGCTACACCAAGGTCTACAAGTACGCCGCCGGCAAGGAGGACTGGGTCGAGGCCGGCCTGGCGACCGAGACCGGCGCCTGA
- a CDS encoding MarR family winged helix-turn-helix transcriptional regulator: protein MSKGDEGLEAWRAMLLAHSAALRAIEADVQRGGSIPLTWYDVLLELRAAGPGGLRMQELSDRVVLSRTRVSRLVDEMAKQDLVQKSPDANDKRVVWASITAAGEQAFRETAPVYVRGIRQHFSSFLTEDETEVVAKALLKVAHGHQPEVRWGR from the coding sequence GTGAGCAAAGGTGATGAAGGACTTGAAGCGTGGCGAGCCATGCTGCTCGCGCACAGCGCGGCCCTACGGGCCATTGAGGCCGACGTCCAGCGAGGCGGCTCGATCCCGCTGACCTGGTACGACGTGCTGCTCGAGCTACGCGCCGCCGGCCCGGGCGGCCTGCGCATGCAGGAGCTCTCCGACCGTGTGGTGCTCAGTCGTACCCGGGTGAGCCGCCTGGTGGACGAGATGGCCAAGCAGGATCTGGTCCAGAAGTCCCCCGACGCCAACGACAAGCGTGTGGTCTGGGCGAGCATCACCGCAGCCGGTGAGCAGGCCTTCCGCGAGACCGCGCCCGTCTATGTCCGCGGCATCCGGCAGCACTTCTCCTCCTTCCTCACCGAGGACGAGACCGAGGTCGTGGCCAAGGCCCTGCTCAAGGTCGCCCACGGTCACCAGCCCGAGGTCCGCTGGGGTCGCTGA
- a CDS encoding alpha/beta hydrolase family protein, with amino-acid sequence MTIRKRILPTAAAVLAAALLGSAATPAFAAPAGPVTAQRAHLTLPDPTGRYPLGTVSLHLVDGSRADPWVSTVPHRELMVSVVYPAVHTQRYPLAPQFTPGEAAAFDAYTGLRNYSVPVGTVDWAATRTHAHQGAPADTRRGPFPVLLYSPGGGDPRNWDTTLVEDLASRGYVVVTIDHTYESPGVQFPDGSVRTGVLTDEVIGQAVQNGTLKELLQKVLDTRVADTRFVLDQLRTPGTLPSGLAQAADTGTIGMFGHSAGGFTAAEAMHDDDRIKAGVNMDGPLGNNQLESGTDLAPVAADGLDRPLLLIGSQTNTHHTVAAWSAFWDRTQGWTRDLNLPTAKHGALTDAESLLPQIARQTPLPDGFLAEHLGTAEPCATIALERGYLAGFFDQQLKHQDSGLFDRPAPPPANFVE; translated from the coding sequence ATGACGATCCGTAAGCGCATCCTTCCCACGGCCGCCGCGGTGCTGGCAGCCGCACTGCTCGGCAGCGCCGCCACCCCGGCCTTCGCCGCGCCCGCCGGTCCGGTGACGGCCCAGCGGGCGCACCTCACACTCCCGGACCCCACCGGCCGGTACCCGCTCGGCACGGTCTCGCTGCACCTGGTCGACGGCTCCCGTGCCGACCCCTGGGTGAGTACCGTGCCGCACCGCGAGTTGATGGTCAGTGTGGTCTACCCCGCCGTGCACACCCAGCGGTATCCGCTCGCCCCGCAGTTCACCCCGGGGGAGGCCGCCGCCTTCGACGCGTACACCGGGTTGCGGAACTACTCGGTCCCGGTCGGCACGGTCGACTGGGCCGCCACCCGCACCCACGCCCACCAGGGCGCCCCGGCCGACACCCGGCGCGGCCCGTTCCCGGTGCTGCTCTACTCGCCGGGCGGCGGTGATCCGCGCAACTGGGACACCACCCTGGTGGAGGACTTGGCGAGTCGGGGCTATGTGGTGGTGACCATCGACCACACCTACGAGTCGCCCGGCGTCCAGTTCCCCGACGGCTCGGTGCGCACCGGGGTGCTGACCGACGAGGTGATCGGGCAGGCCGTCCAGAACGGCACCCTGAAGGAGCTGCTGCAGAAGGTGTTGGACACCCGGGTCGCCGACACCCGCTTCGTGCTGGACCAGCTCCGCACACCGGGGACGCTGCCGTCGGGGCTGGCCCAGGCGGCCGACACCGGCACCATCGGCATGTTCGGCCACTCCGCAGGTGGCTTCACCGCCGCCGAGGCGATGCACGACGACGACCGGATCAAGGCCGGCGTCAACATGGACGGCCCGCTCGGCAACAACCAGTTGGAGAGCGGTACCGACCTCGCCCCGGTCGCCGCGGACGGGCTGGACCGCCCACTGCTGCTGATCGGCAGCCAGACCAACACCCACCACACCGTGGCCGCGTGGAGCGCCTTCTGGGACCGCACCCAGGGGTGGACGCGGGACCTCAACCTGCCCACCGCCAAGCACGGCGCACTGACCGACGCCGAGAGCCTCCTGCCGCAGATCGCCCGTCAGACCCCGCTGCCGGACGGCTTCCTCGCCGAGCACCTGGGCACCGCTGAGCCGTGCGCCACCATCGCCCTGGAACGCGGCTATCTGGCCGGGTTCTTCGACCAGCAGCTCAAGCACCAGGACTCCGGGCTCTTCGACCGCCCGGCGCCGCCTCCGGCGAACTTCGTCGAGTAG